The following proteins are encoded in a genomic region of Prochlorothrix hollandica PCC 9006 = CALU 1027:
- a CDS encoding ABC1 kinase family protein, with amino-acid sequence MADPKVSVPPASVPAGLIPGDRPPSPPSPGQIPVDSSASPAAKHSPIAAAAPRHPHSDAPVYDPVAIAAQYRHRYGLVWGRCFNVLNLFGRFAGGLLWDRQTGQQQHHERQRAIQLRNLLTSLGPAFIKVGQALSTRPDLLRPLYLEELEKLQDQLPPFDNAIAYRFIEEELGAPPQDLYTELTPSPVSAASLGQVYKGKLPSGETVAVKVQRPGLAEQITLDIYILRGLAAWIMARFPQSVKSDLVAIMDEFGCRIFEEMDYTCEGHNAERFAKLYGHLPRIYVPRIYWRYTNRRVLTMEWITGKKLTQIEAIAEEGTNVSHLIELGVQCSLRQLLEHGFFHADPHPGNLLATPDGNLAYLDFGMMSEIKPYQRYGLIEAVVHLVNRDFESLAQDYIKLEFLSPGTNVAPIVPALASVFNNALGASVAELNFKSITDQLSALMYDYPFKVPAYYALIIRSLVTLEGIAINVDPNFKVLSKAYPYIAKRLLTDPAPELRSSLKDLLFQDGDFRWNRLENLLRNARDSDNYDLDKVLDQALDFLFSERGDYIREQLVREMVNGLDLVGRNAFNTFTEELQARFGWGPAKSIPGGSSRGSSGSSSSSSSDREQWERLQRIAEIVQTTQGFDPLRLLPLVPQLLAKPELQAMGQQVAGGLSQRIVARLIREVWLRDPGDGIPRLGLDRP; translated from the coding sequence ATGGCCGACCCCAAGGTTTCTGTTCCCCCTGCATCGGTGCCCGCTGGTTTGATCCCCGGCGATCGCCCCCCATCTCCCCCATCACCGGGACAGATCCCGGTGGACTCCTCGGCCTCCCCAGCGGCAAAACACTCCCCCATTGCCGCTGCTGCCCCCCGCCACCCCCACAGCGATGCCCCCGTCTATGACCCCGTCGCCATCGCTGCCCAGTACCGCCACCGCTATGGCCTGGTGTGGGGACGCTGCTTCAACGTGTTGAACCTGTTTGGACGGTTTGCGGGGGGTCTCCTCTGGGATCGCCAAACGGGCCAACAGCAACACCATGAGCGTCAACGGGCCATCCAACTGCGGAACCTGCTGACCAGTCTGGGACCCGCCTTCATCAAAGTGGGCCAAGCCCTGTCCACCCGGCCCGATCTGTTACGTCCCCTGTACCTAGAAGAACTGGAAAAACTCCAGGATCAACTGCCCCCCTTTGACAATGCCATTGCCTATCGCTTCATTGAAGAAGAACTGGGGGCACCGCCCCAGGATCTCTATACCGAACTGACCCCTAGCCCCGTGTCCGCCGCCTCCCTGGGCCAGGTCTATAAGGGCAAGCTGCCCTCTGGGGAAACCGTCGCCGTCAAAGTACAGCGCCCCGGCTTGGCGGAACAGATCACCCTGGATATCTACATTTTGCGGGGGCTAGCGGCCTGGATCATGGCCCGGTTCCCCCAGAGCGTCAAGAGCGATCTGGTAGCCATTATGGATGAATTTGGCTGCCGCATCTTTGAGGAGATGGACTACACCTGCGAGGGTCATAACGCCGAACGCTTTGCTAAGCTCTATGGCCATTTGCCCCGCATTTATGTGCCCCGCATCTACTGGCGCTACACCAACCGCCGGGTGTTGACCATGGAGTGGATCACCGGTAAAAAGCTGACCCAAATTGAGGCGATCGCCGAGGAAGGCACCAATGTCAGCCACCTCATTGAGTTGGGGGTGCAGTGTTCCCTGCGGCAGTTGCTGGAACATGGCTTTTTCCACGCCGACCCCCACCCCGGCAACCTCTTGGCCACCCCCGATGGCAACTTGGCCTACCTCGACTTTGGCATGATGAGCGAGATTAAGCCCTACCAGCGCTATGGCCTGATTGAGGCGGTGGTGCATTTGGTCAACCGGGACTTTGAGAGCTTAGCCCAGGACTACATCAAGCTGGAATTCCTCTCACCGGGCACCAATGTCGCCCCCATTGTCCCGGCCCTGGCTTCGGTGTTTAACAACGCCCTGGGGGCCAGTGTGGCGGAGCTGAATTTTAAGAGCATCACCGATCAATTATCGGCCTTGATGTATGACTATCCCTTTAAGGTGCCCGCCTATTACGCCTTGATTATTCGATCCCTGGTGACCCTGGAGGGCATCGCCATTAATGTCGATCCCAACTTTAAGGTCTTAAGCAAAGCCTATCCCTATATTGCCAAACGGCTGTTGACGGATCCTGCCCCGGAACTGCGATCGTCCCTCAAGGATTTGCTGTTTCAAGACGGTGATTTCCGCTGGAATCGTCTGGAAAATCTGCTGCGCAATGCCCGCGATAGCGATAACTATGATCTGGATAAGGTGCTGGATCAAGCCCTGGACTTTTTGTTCTCGGAACGGGGGGATTATATTCGGGAACAGTTGGTGCGGGAGATGGTCAATGGGCTGGATCTGGTGGGGCGCAATGCCTTCAACACCTTCACCGAAGAACTTCAAGCTCGCTTCGGGTGGGGACCGGCGAAGTCTATCCCAGGGGGTAGCAGCAGGGGCAGTAGTGGCAGTAGCAGCAGTAGCAGCAGCGATCGCGAGCAATGGGAACGGCTCCAACGCATTGCTGAAATTGTCCAAACCACCCAGGGCTTTGATCCCCTGCGGCTGTTGCCCCTAGTGCCCCAACTCTTAGCCAAACCAGAGCTACAGGCCATGGGTCAACAGGTGGCCGGTGGACTCAGCCAACGCATTGTGGCCCGCTTAATTCGGGAAGTGTGGCTACGGGATCCGGGGGATGGGATCCCTCGCCTGGGCCTCGATCGTCCTTAG
- a CDS encoding HetZ-related protein 2, translating into MTVAETLEDQWRSRVAEDCKDQSAANQTSIVQWLLGADQDRYETLDPDALSLAQQAMHYRYRILLNRYLHSGPERAYQQLMRRLGSLFLVRSKVKTWVDQSRDRWRSVPDVLGEVIQEMLQNDRHLRGQMQWISQCSTNPRFRNLLLFTSVEEYCLRPVRNQPLLIYRFVNYLNRMERGGMTQVPGGELVRMISEDIAQDQEETNFSLFDNQALNQYQSQQDWEDLQLQRRVVQQEFEHYLADALGDQAVDWLRLYLQGENQEAIAQTLGVPVKQIYRLREKINYHAVKVFALKVRPELVEDWLGTSLTDHRLGLNPQQWATFQEGLTPQQQQIITQLQEGEAVRAIAKALNLKTSQVMGEWSKVYLAAQSLRNLANEDGET; encoded by the coding sequence ATGACTGTGGCAGAAACCCTAGAGGACCAGTGGCGATCGCGGGTGGCAGAGGACTGTAAGGATCAATCTGCCGCCAACCAGACCAGTATTGTGCAGTGGCTGCTGGGGGCAGATCAGGATCGCTATGAAACCCTGGATCCCGACGCACTGAGCCTAGCCCAGCAGGCCATGCACTACCGCTATCGAATTTTGCTGAACCGCTATCTCCACAGCGGCCCAGAGCGAGCCTACCAACAGTTAATGCGCCGCCTGGGCAGTTTGTTTCTGGTGCGCAGCAAGGTGAAAACCTGGGTCGATCAAAGTCGCGATCGATGGCGCAGCGTCCCGGATGTGTTGGGGGAAGTGATCCAGGAAATGCTGCAAAACGATCGCCACCTGCGGGGCCAAATGCAGTGGATCAGTCAATGTAGCACCAACCCCCGCTTCCGCAATTTGCTGCTGTTCACCAGCGTTGAAGAATATTGCCTACGCCCTGTGCGTAACCAGCCCCTGTTAATTTATCGCTTTGTCAATTACCTCAATCGGATGGAGCGGGGGGGCATGACCCAGGTGCCAGGGGGAGAACTGGTGCGGATGATCTCGGAAGATATCGCCCAGGATCAAGAAGAGACGAACTTCAGTCTGTTTGATAACCAAGCCCTCAACCAGTACCAATCCCAACAGGACTGGGAAGACTTGCAATTACAACGGCGGGTGGTGCAACAGGAGTTTGAACACTACTTAGCCGATGCCCTGGGGGATCAGGCGGTGGACTGGTTGCGCCTGTATTTACAGGGGGAAAACCAAGAGGCCATCGCCCAAACCTTGGGGGTGCCCGTGAAGCAGATCTATCGCCTGCGGGAAAAGATTAATTACCATGCCGTGAAGGTGTTTGCCCTGAAGGTGCGGCCTGAGTTGGTGGAAGATTGGCTAGGCACATCCCTCACGGACCACCGCCTGGGTCTGAATCCGCAGCAATGGGCAACCTTCCAAGAGGGGCTGACTCCCCAGCAGCAGCAAATTATCACCCAATTACAGGAAGGCGAAGCGGTGCGGGCGATCGCCAAAGCCTTGAATCTCAAAACCAGTCAGGTGATGGGGGAGTGGAGCAAGGTGTATTTAGCGGCCCAAAGTTTGCGTAATCTGGCCAACGAGGACGGGGAAACCTAG
- a CDS encoding Uma2 family endonuclease: MSTLEDMPMVSSIPTLDLDRLYPSGDGNPMAENTEQYRWIVLIAENLKALFAQRDDVFIGADLLWYALQHHQKVAGEPIAQAPDVMVVFQRPPGPRLSYKQWQEDGIPPQVVFEILSPSNKTTDGQGEMRRKFEFYQRHGVEEYYCYDPLAFELTGWIRQAQGLVPLTAFQPWDSPRLGVRFVWQPGQDLRLYRPTGQPFLEFARLDDQWQAAESRADRAELQARQEQLRADQAQAQAREEQLRADQAQAQAHQEQLRANQAQAQAQQVQQEAQRVQQQSQRVQQEAQRVQQENERLAAYLRSLGLDPDGLPDP; encoded by the coding sequence ATGAGTACCCTGGAGGATATGCCCATGGTTAGCAGCATTCCGACCCTAGACCTCGATCGCCTTTACCCGTCTGGTGATGGTAACCCCATGGCTGAGAACACGGAGCAGTACCGTTGGATTGTCCTCATTGCTGAAAACTTAAAAGCCCTGTTTGCCCAGCGGGATGATGTCTTTATTGGGGCGGATTTACTCTGGTATGCCCTGCAACATCACCAGAAAGTGGCCGGTGAACCCATTGCCCAGGCTCCCGATGTGATGGTGGTCTTCCAGCGGCCCCCCGGACCTCGCCTCTCCTACAAACAATGGCAGGAAGATGGGATCCCACCCCAGGTGGTGTTTGAAATCCTCTCCCCCAGCAACAAAACCACCGATGGCCAAGGGGAGATGCGGCGGAAGTTTGAGTTTTACCAGCGCCATGGGGTGGAGGAATATTATTGCTATGATCCCCTCGCCTTTGAGCTAACGGGCTGGATTCGTCAGGCTCAGGGTCTGGTGCCCCTGACGGCCTTTCAGCCCTGGGACAGTCCCCGCCTGGGGGTTCGGTTTGTCTGGCAACCGGGCCAAGACTTGCGCCTCTATCGCCCCACGGGTCAGCCCTTTCTGGAGTTTGCCCGTCTCGATGACCAGTGGCAGGCAGCAGAATCCCGGGCCGATCGGGCGGAATTACAAGCCCGCCAAGAACAGCTACGGGCCGACCAAGCCCAAGCCCAAGCCCGCGAAGAACAGCTACGGGCCGACCAAGCCCAAGCCCAAGCCCACCAAGAACAGCTACGGGCCAACCAAGCCCAAGCCCAAGCCCAGCAGGTGCAGCAGGAAGCCCAGCGGGTGCAGCAGCAATCCCAGCGGGTGCAGCAGGAAGCCCAGCGGGTGCAGCAGGAAAACGAACGGTTGGCGGCCTATCTCCGTTCCCTGGGATTGGATCCCGATGGCTTGCCAGACCCCTAG
- a CDS encoding VOC family protein produces the protein MMACCRFGDQTIVITGFLHAALVVTDLPRSAHFYGELLGLPLADRPLDFPGIWYQVGEMQLHLMTAEQVIPDRVNDQKWGRNRHLAFGVADLARLRQRLMAAGYGVQPSTSGRSALFVTDPDGHILELNAEFNAEFNAEPPALP, from the coding sequence ATGATGGCGTGCTGTCGTTTTGGAGATCAAACCATCGTGATCACGGGTTTTTTACATGCTGCCCTCGTGGTGACCGATTTGCCCCGATCGGCCCACTTCTATGGGGAATTGCTGGGCTTGCCCTTGGCCGATCGCCCCTTGGATTTTCCCGGCATCTGGTACCAGGTGGGGGAGATGCAGTTACATTTAATGACGGCGGAGCAGGTGATCCCCGATCGGGTCAATGACCAGAAATGGGGTCGCAATCGCCATTTGGCCTTTGGGGTAGCCGACTTAGCCCGTCTCCGGCAGCGGCTCATGGCAGCGGGCTATGGGGTGCAGCCCAGCACCTCCGGGCGATCGGCCCTCTTTGTCACGGACCCCGATGGCCACATTCTCGAATTGAACGCCGAGTTCAACGCCGAGTTCAACGCCGAACCCCCAGCCCTCCCCTAG
- a CDS encoding Uma2 family endonuclease, which yields MYDFQARQKPLPTMYDLPSEEVGDAGLPDEFHRFQGELLTETCRSPFYPGDRCFTAIDLNLYYDPRHPQRYKRPDWFVALDVGVAQRQEALRWSYLIWQEGVPPFLVVELLSPGTEGEDLGRSVRGIDQPPGKWEVYERRLRVPYYGVYDRYENQFRLFRLQGMRYEALVLVQGRYWLEELGLGLGVWDGEYEGIQGRWLRWYDQAGHWIPLRAELLAQEQQARQAAQVQLAQEQHDRQLAQVQLAQEQERAAAVAAQYQVLLDKLRAQGINPDEL from the coding sequence ATGTATGACTTTCAAGCTCGGCAGAAGCCCCTGCCCACCATGTATGATCTGCCTAGTGAGGAAGTAGGAGATGCGGGCTTGCCGGACGAATTCCATCGGTTTCAAGGGGAGTTGTTGACGGAAACCTGTCGATCGCCCTTTTACCCTGGAGATCGCTGTTTTACGGCTATTGATCTCAATCTCTATTACGATCCACGCCATCCCCAGCGCTATAAGCGGCCCGATTGGTTTGTGGCTTTGGATGTGGGGGTGGCCCAGCGCCAGGAGGCGTTGCGCTGGAGTTATTTAATTTGGCAGGAGGGGGTGCCGCCGTTTTTGGTGGTGGAGTTGCTGTCGCCGGGGACGGAGGGGGAGGATTTGGGCCGATCGGTGCGGGGCATTGACCAGCCGCCGGGGAAGTGGGAGGTGTATGAGCGGCGGCTGCGGGTGCCGTATTATGGGGTGTACGATCGCTATGAGAACCAGTTTCGGTTGTTTCGGTTGCAGGGGATGCGATACGAGGCGCTGGTTTTGGTGCAGGGGCGCTATTGGCTGGAGGAGTTGGGTTTGGGGCTGGGGGTTTGGGACGGGGAGTATGAGGGGATCCAGGGGCGTTGGTTGCGGTGGTATGATCAGGCGGGGCATTGGATCCCTCTTCGGGCGGAGTTGCTGGCCCAGGAGCAGCAGGCGCGACAAGCTGCCCAGGTTCAGTTGGCCCAGGAGCAGCACGATCGTCAGTTGGCCCAGGTTCAGTTGGCCCAGGAGCAGGAGCGGGCGGCGGCGGTGGCGGCTCAGTATCAGGTGTTGTTGGACAAGTTGCGTGCCCAGGGGATTAATCCAGATGAGTTGTAG
- a CDS encoding GspH/FimT family pseudopilin, with protein sequence MPKSSDRSQPLGFTLLELLVVVLMAGILAAIGAAGWRSFLDRQQVRTAAETAMAALQQARSTSQQQRREYQASFREWNGVVQFAVHPADDDASNALWQTLSETVIIDTQELGDGDATETKTTLNETANVYRLQFTHQGFLKEGIGGQGKIIFAPNNGGDDRSCVVVGTLLGMMRMTSDDGC encoded by the coding sequence ATGCCAAAATCCTCCGATCGCAGCCAGCCCCTAGGCTTTACGCTGCTAGAATTACTTGTAGTTGTTCTTATGGCCGGGATCCTAGCTGCGATCGGCGCAGCGGGCTGGCGCAGTTTTCTCGATCGCCAACAGGTCAGAACTGCCGCCGAAACAGCCATGGCCGCTCTGCAACAAGCCCGCAGCACTTCCCAACAACAACGCCGCGAGTACCAGGCCAGTTTCCGAGAATGGAACGGCGTAGTCCAATTTGCAGTCCATCCCGCCGATGACGATGCCAGTAACGCCCTGTGGCAGACCCTTTCCGAAACCGTCATCATTGACACCCAGGAGCTGGGCGATGGTGATGCTACGGAAACAAAGACTACCTTGAATGAGACCGCCAATGTGTATCGGCTGCAATTTACCCATCAGGGCTTTTTGAAAGAAGGGATCGGGGGCCAAGGCAAGATCATCTTTGCACCAAACAATGGGGGTGACGATCGATCCTGTGTCGTGGTTGGTACTCTATTGGGAATGATGCGCATGACCTCAGATGATGGCTGCTAA
- a CDS encoding SLC5/6 family protein has translation MTSTPTPKLGVFSLAALLVSAHYGLGFLLGTAEQTANSGIIGTLYPVSISMGTLLLLLALARFYWNRHEQIWTLLGNQYGDGVRFGVGLLSWASLIGIGAVQIIGGAATLSVIGLPTVPVMVALGVAFVILSQLPLERASWLLRGLLLLNILILIYGLVVLQGLPAYGRSPLDFVYSLQDSPPGYSLGLVLSTFLLVQVDMKYQQYLVQAKDLKTLYLGCGLAGVVLLLLAFVPSNLVLAAQQAQILPPGLESKAVIPQILLWLGGSNPTLGSLLLLSLVIPALGLGSSILRVQTKTVFDLGLVDPNPMTRLLVPLLNGALALAIALRGGSIIGLIASFYAAYVSAVWVPFGGYLFQELGYGSVSKLGVKVALGFGSGAGFSTLGLLLWYPQAVLWHSPELMILALGLGFGLLGLGVGTGVERLRSAPVPLSK, from the coding sequence ATGACCTCCACCCCCACCCCCAAGCTTGGTGTCTTTTCCCTTGCCGCCCTCCTGGTGTCCGCCCACTATGGACTCGGCTTTCTCCTGGGGACCGCTGAACAAACCGCCAATAGCGGCATCATCGGTACCCTCTACCCCGTCAGCATTAGCATGGGAACCCTGCTCCTGCTCCTAGCCTTGGCCCGGTTTTACTGGAACCGCCATGAACAAATCTGGACCCTGCTGGGCAACCAGTACGGCGACGGAGTTCGTTTTGGCGTGGGTCTCTTGTCCTGGGCTTCCCTCATTGGCATCGGAGCCGTCCAAATTATTGGGGGAGCCGCCACCCTCAGCGTCATTGGTTTGCCCACGGTGCCCGTGATGGTGGCCCTAGGGGTGGCCTTTGTCATCCTGTCCCAGCTTCCCCTAGAACGGGCCAGTTGGTTACTGCGGGGGCTGCTGTTGCTCAATATTCTGATTTTGATCTATGGCCTGGTGGTCCTCCAGGGTCTGCCCGCCTATGGCCGATCGCCCCTGGATTTTGTCTACTCCCTCCAAGACTCTCCCCCCGGCTACTCCCTGGGCCTGGTGCTGTCCACCTTCCTCTTGGTGCAAGTGGACATGAAATATCAGCAGTATTTAGTCCAGGCCAAAGATCTCAAAACCCTCTACCTGGGGTGTGGGTTGGCGGGGGTGGTCTTGCTGTTGTTGGCCTTTGTGCCTTCTAACTTGGTGCTGGCGGCCCAGCAGGCCCAAATCCTGCCCCCTGGTCTTGAGAGCAAAGCCGTGATTCCCCAAATCCTGCTGTGGCTGGGGGGATCTAACCCCACCTTGGGATCCCTCCTCTTACTGTCCCTCGTGATTCCCGCCCTCGGGTTGGGGAGCAGTATTTTGCGGGTGCAGACGAAAACAGTGTTTGACCTGGGGCTGGTGGATCCCAACCCGATGACGCGGCTGCTGGTGCCCCTGCTCAATGGTGCCTTGGCCCTGGCGATCGCCCTGCGGGGGGGCAGCATTATTGGCTTAATTGCCTCCTTTTATGCGGCCTATGTGTCGGCGGTGTGGGTGCCCTTTGGGGGGTATCTGTTCCAGGAACTGGGGTATGGGTCGGTGTCTAAGCTGGGGGTTAAGGTGGCCTTGGGGTTTGGCAGTGGGGCTGGCTTTTCGACCCTGGGGCTGCTGCTGTGGTATCCCCAGGCGGTGCTGTGGCACAGTCCTGAACTGATGATTCTGGCCCTGGGGCTGGGCTTTGGGCTACTGGGTCTAGGGGTGGGGACTGGGGTAGAGCGGCTGCGATCGGCTCCCGTCCCCCTCTCCAAATAA
- a CDS encoding prepilin-type N-terminal cleavage/methylation domain-containing protein — translation MLSPNRAYSRSQTLTHPGFTLLELLVVVLMAGILAAIGAAGWVGFLNRQRINTAAEEAVQAIRQAQTQAQQERRNHRVAFRVDADGQAQFAIYPNTVTPNVWETMEEQVTIDTSIAFAQDGTTFRFLEFDHQGFVASDLAGLENDDLANVNDTIVFKIPDENRNKCVRVMTLLGSLRIDEDCS, via the coding sequence ATGCTATCCCCCAATAGAGCCTATTCTCGATCTCAAACCCTGACCCATCCCGGCTTTACCCTGCTAGAACTACTGGTTGTCGTTCTTATGGCCGGGATTCTAGCCGCCATTGGTGCCGCCGGTTGGGTCGGCTTCCTCAACCGCCAACGCATCAACACCGCCGCCGAAGAAGCCGTCCAAGCGATCCGCCAAGCCCAAACCCAAGCCCAGCAAGAACGCCGCAACCACCGGGTTGCCTTCCGGGTTGATGCCGACGGCCAAGCCCAGTTTGCCATTTATCCCAACACCGTAACGCCCAACGTCTGGGAAACCATGGAAGAGCAGGTCACCATTGATACCAGTATTGCTTTTGCACAAGATGGCACCACGTTTCGGTTTTTAGAGTTCGATCACCAGGGCTTTGTGGCCAGTGACCTTGCGGGTTTGGAGAATGATGATCTAGCAAATGTTAATGATACGATCGTTTTTAAAATACCCGACGAAAACCGCAACAAATGCGTTCGTGTGATGACCCTCCTCGGCTCCCTCCGCATTGACGAAGATTGCAGCTAA
- a CDS encoding prepilin-type N-terminal cleavage/methylation domain-containing protein — translation MRSNHRLLLYKWSRLQSSSDSSQGFTLIELLVVTLLSGIVVSTLLWGVVELLRNDRRESALSKTQQEMQLALDYITQDLRQAVYIYDGSCNTADADSCPSYSDYIPPQLADDTFDNDTNGVPVLAFWKSVPLADEDFDLDGNGDVNPDDNDSDVEPSSRPDNDTDYLDVCQRLFNPNSDSARNSDCQTLYKQRNIYSLVVYAQFTDDNDTWSGRSYIRRYELQKYDVIGSATAGQRLTRNTGFVDPSEVSGIFPTWPWSGGLNCQLSTNPCGLTALTGAAEGAMTTAGATSYATLLDFVDCPSNTPTGTSCNTYTLPDIADAVPTTTSITEPCPTGYVQTPSSTPSANNVTSLLSRSFFACVRASTGVAGEDFEGDSQDVIVYLRGNARSIGDAPESRLSSDEFTTLLQTQITMRGIIDFTPN, via the coding sequence ATGAGATCTAACCATCGCCTTCTACTTTATAAATGGTCCCGACTGCAATCCTCCTCAGATTCCTCTCAAGGTTTCACCTTAATTGAACTGTTGGTGGTGACCCTGCTCAGTGGGATTGTGGTGTCTACATTGCTGTGGGGGGTGGTGGAACTGTTGCGCAACGACAGACGGGAGTCGGCCCTCAGCAAAACCCAACAGGAAATGCAACTGGCCCTAGACTACATCACCCAAGACCTCCGCCAAGCCGTCTACATCTACGATGGCAGTTGTAATACTGCCGATGCGGACTCTTGCCCCAGCTACAGTGACTATATTCCGCCCCAGCTTGCTGATGATACTTTTGATAACGATACCAACGGCGTGCCCGTCTTAGCCTTCTGGAAAAGTGTTCCTTTGGCTGATGAAGATTTTGACTTAGATGGTAACGGTGATGTCAATCCAGATGACAATGACTCGGATGTAGAACCTAGCAGCCGTCCTGACAACGATACTGATTATTTAGATGTATGTCAGCGGTTGTTTAATCCTAACTCTGATTCCGCTCGCAATAGTGATTGCCAAACCCTCTATAAACAGCGAAATATTTATAGCCTTGTAGTCTATGCCCAATTTACCGATGATAATGATACCTGGTCGGGAAGGTCTTATATTCGTCGCTATGAACTGCAAAAATATGACGTAATTGGCAGTGCAACTGCCGGTCAACGCCTGACCCGTAACACCGGATTTGTCGATCCTTCAGAGGTTTCCGGCATTTTTCCAACTTGGCCCTGGAGCGGCGGCCTAAACTGCCAACTGTCCACAAACCCCTGCGGCCTCACCGCCTTGACTGGTGCTGCTGAAGGAGCAATGACCACTGCCGGAGCCACTAGCTACGCCACGCTTTTGGACTTTGTAGACTGTCCCTCCAACACGCCAACGGGGACTAGCTGCAATACCTATACGCTACCGGATATTGCAGATGCAGTCCCCACGACCACCAGCATCACGGAACCCTGCCCCACTGGCTATGTTCAGACTCCCTCTAGTACTCCGAGCGCAAACAACGTGACCAGCCTCCTATCCCGTAGCTTTTTCGCCTGTGTTCGCGCTAGCACTGGCGTAGCCGGAGAAGACTTTGAAGGGGATAGTCAAGATGTGATTGTCTACCTGCGGGGGAATGCCCGGAGCATTGGCGATGCCCCCGAAAGCCGTCTTTCCAGCGATGAATTCACCACACTGCTCCAAACCCAAATCACCATGCGCGGCATTATTGACTTCACACCCAACTAA
- a CDS encoding isocitrate lyase/PEP mutase family protein: MNPKAQHLRSLLQQPAIVAAPAVYDCIGSKMAEKVGFPALFTSGFGMSAALLGLPDLGFLTATEMLQMAGNIARSVAIPVIADLDTGYGSELNVQRTITIAVESGLGGVILEDQEWPKRCGHFEGKRVIPLEDQVRKLEAAVAARGDSGLVIVARTDARAVEGLEAAIARAQAYRAAGADVVFVEAPQSRAELETVVRHFPDTPLMANVIEGGKTPCLSAQELETMGYGLLAYALSGLFASVGAVRQYFSQLQITGQVTTTGDFVEFEAFKQLINLNQYLT, from the coding sequence ATGAACCCGAAGGCCCAACACCTGCGTTCCCTGTTGCAACAGCCTGCGATCGTGGCTGCTCCCGCCGTTTATGACTGCATTGGCTCCAAGATGGCGGAAAAGGTGGGCTTTCCGGCCCTATTCACCAGTGGTTTCGGTATGTCCGCTGCCCTCCTGGGGTTACCGGATCTGGGGTTTTTGACCGCTACGGAAATGTTGCAGATGGCGGGGAATATTGCCAGATCGGTGGCCATTCCCGTCATTGCCGATCTGGACACCGGCTATGGCAGTGAACTCAATGTCCAGCGCACCATCACCATCGCCGTGGAAAGTGGTCTAGGGGGGGTGATTTTGGAGGATCAAGAGTGGCCCAAGCGCTGTGGTCATTTTGAGGGTAAACGGGTGATTCCCCTGGAGGATCAGGTGCGTAAGCTGGAGGCGGCAGTGGCGGCACGGGGGGACAGTGGTTTGGTGATTGTGGCCCGCACCGATGCCCGTGCTGTGGAAGGGCTGGAGGCGGCGATCGCCCGTGCCCAGGCTTACCGGGCCGCCGGAGCCGATGTCGTTTTTGTGGAAGCGCCCCAATCCCGCGCTGAACTGGAAACTGTGGTGCGCCACTTTCCCGACACCCCCCTCATGGCCAATGTCATTGAAGGGGGCAAAACCCCCTGCCTCTCGGCCCAGGAACTGGAAACCATGGGCTATGGGCTGTTGGCCTATGCCCTGTCGGGGTTATTCGCCTCTGTGGGTGCTGTGCGCCAGTATTTCAGCCAATTACAGATCACGGGCCAGGTGACCACCACTGGCGATTTTGTGGAGTTTGAAGCGTTTAAGCAGTTAATTAACCTCAATCAATATCTGACCTAG